In Zygosaccharomyces rouxii strain CBS732 chromosome D complete sequence, one DNA window encodes the following:
- the LCL2 gene encoding Lcl2p (similar to uniprot|Q08045 Saccharomyces cerevisiae YLR104W Hypothetical ORF), translated as MNCACRVIAVCLLLVQVSGFLFNFNQDPPTPPQPYEDKFLNSGCEGYLCPDTLECVSHVKECPCPFPKSQLKCTLPNNQYICISKPATHDEKLNAIYDDPAKGPKAKNKGIRDCGWVLEAYKDQV; from the coding sequence ATGAACTGTGCATGTCGAGTGATAGCAGTTTGCCTGCTACTTGTGCAGGTATCTGGTTTTCTCTTTAACTTCAACCAGGACCCTccaacaccaccacaacCATATGAGGACAAGTTTTTAAATTCAGGTTGTGAAGGTTATTTATGTCCTGATACCTTAGAGTGTGTTAGTCATGTAAAGGAGTGTCCCTGTCCCTTCCCTAAATCGCAGTTGAAGTGCACATTGCCCAATAATCAGTACATTTGCATTTCAAAGCCTGCTACTCATGATGAGAAGTTAAATGCCATATATGATGATCCTGCTAAAGGACCAAAGGCTAAGAATAAGGGTATCAGAGACTGCGGATGGGTGCTAGAGGCCTACAAAGATCAGGTATAG
- the CDC45 gene encoding DNA replication initiation factor CDC45 (highly similar to uniprot|Q08032 Saccharomyces cerevisiae YLR103C CDC45 DNA replication initiation factor) has translation MYYGIRQIAEPYHRILRSSSSHSSCQLVIFVSCLNIDALCSAKMLTNLFKKQLVQSQLVPVFGYGELKDHYSKLDDNVTSVIFIGCGGGICLDEFLELDAEQLLMDTDDALKERKFNRHIYVFDSHRPWNLDNIFGSEIVICLDDGTADDSLQRQKEAYFQLIRLDAESEGQEEDEDTQEDETDEDEDEDEDGDGKRSSSEGPSSKKAKKQRKRLIDEYETILEDYYSQGTSVVNSMSLQVYSLITTIGESNLKYLWWTILGTTSLDTAYPQVYNRLYPLLQDEVKRLSPSHQAVKTPDTLSLNIQPDYYLFLLRHSSLYDSFYYSNYVNAKLSLWNENGKKRLHKMFARMGIPLSTAQETWIYMDNSIKRELGIIFDRNLDRYGLQDIVRDGFVRTLGYRGAISASEFVEALTALLEVGNSITRETGDTTEEVSVNSQKRWISNFWLSWDALDDGKVDLLNKGIRHAQTLQKAVFNTGVAILEKRLIKHLRIYRLCVLQEGPDLELYYNPLSLLRLGNWLSECCAESENKQLLPMVLASLNESTDTYLVAGLAARYPRGMDMLQVRKPILNNFSMAFQQIAAQTDARVKIDNFESSIIEIKREDLSPFLEKLTLSGLI, from the coding sequence ATGTATTATGGGATTAGACAGATTGCAGAACCATACCATCGAATACTGAGAAGTTCTTCGAGCCATTCATCATGTCAATTGGTCATATTCGTGTCATGTTTGAACATAGATGCATTGTGTTCTGCTAAGATGCTCaccaatcttttcaaaaaacaATTAGTTCAATCTCAACTAGTACCTGTATTTGGTTATGGTGAGCTAAAGGATCACTATTCTAAATTAGATGACAATGTTACCAGTGTAATATTCATTGGATGTGGTGGTGGGATATGCCTTGACGAGTTCTTAGAGCTGGATGCCGAACAGTTGTTAATGGATACTGATGATGCTCTGAAGGAGAGGAAATTCAATAGGCACATATATGTGTTTGATTCGCATCGACCATGGAATTTGGACAACATATTTGGCTCAGAAATTGTAATATGTCTGGACGACGGGACGGCAGATGATTCTTTGCAAAGACAGAAAGAAGCATATTTCCAACTAATACGGCTTGATGCTGAGAGTGAAGGGCAGGAAGAGGATGAGGACACTCAGGAGGATGaaactgatgaagacgaagacgaagatgaggatggtGACGGTAAGAGATCAAGTTCAGAGGGTCCATCTAGCAAGAAAGCGAAAAAACAGAGAAAGAGACTGATAGACGAATATGAGACAATCTTAGAAGATTATTACTCACAGGGGACTTCAGTGGTAAATTCAATGTCATTACAGGTTTATTCATTAATAACTACTATCGGAGAatcaaatttaaaatacCTCTGGTGGACAATTTTGGGGACGACTTCGCTAGATACCGCTTATCCACAAGTTTACAATCGATTATACCcacttttacaagatgaaGTTAAGAGACTGTCTCCCAGCCATCAAGCGGTTAAGACCCCAGATACTCTATCCCTCAACATTCAGCCCGATTACTACCTTTTTCTATTGAGGCATTCATCACTCTATGACAGTTTCTACTACTCCAACTACGTTAACGCCAAGCTTTCACTCTGgaatgaaaatggtaagaAAAGGTTACACAAGATGTTTGCTCGTATGGGGATACCGTTGTCTACTGCCCAGGAAACTTGGATCTACATGGATAATTCCATTAAAAGAGAACTAGGTATAATATTCGATCGAAATTTGGACAGGTATGGACTGCAAGACATTGTACGAGACGGATTCGTTAGAACTTTAGGTTATAGAGGTGCCATTAGTGCAAGCGAATTTGTAGAGGCACTGACGGCATTATTAGAAGTTGGTAACAGCATTACAAGAGAAACTGGCGATACTACAGAGGAAGTAAGCGTAAATTCACAAAAGAGATggatttccaatttttggTTGAGTTGGGATGCACTTGACGATGGTAAAGTGGACCTGTTGAACAAGGGAATTAGACATGCACAGACTTTACAAAAAGCAGTCTTCAATACCGGTGTTGCCATTTTGGAGAAAAGACTCATTAAGCATTTAAGGATCTATCGTCTTTGTGTACTTCAAGAGGGTCCAGATTTAGAATTATACTACAACCCACTGTCCCTATTACGGTTGGGTAATTGGTTGTCAGAATGCTGTGCAGAATCTGAGAATAAGCAGCTGCTACCAATGGTATTGGCAAGTCTTAACGAATCCACAGACACGTATTTGGTAGCAGGTCTTGCTGCAAGATACCCAAGGGGGATGGATATGTTGCAAGTGCGTAAACCAATTCTAAACAATTTTAGCATGGCGTTCCAGCAAATTGCTGCACAGACTGATGCAAGAGTTAAAATAgacaattttgaaagttccattattgaaattaaaagGGAGGATCTATCTCCATTCCTCGAGAAATTAACGCTAAGTGGTCTAATTTGA